A single genomic interval of Pan paniscus chromosome 18, NHGRI_mPanPan1-v2.0_pri, whole genome shotgun sequence harbors:
- the IGFALS gene encoding insulin-like growth factor-binding protein complex acid labile subunit, giving the protein MGGPYSRGFGSSLLGRLLAGSVGPVAPCPERQCELWWPTVQGSYLSPDGGAPVPSHSTQPRPGCRQVRPRWGGLTGAGGAQLPVQPLRAVSECPPRPAPEYSENGRTLANGSVPSPSSRPTWQTGLAQAPALGVRLPHGQTARDPAWPSPRGLRTAGEPSPQRLCSRAGRPLLCPMGWEAQCQLLSRRTCRAHRLLRISAGDLEPQFTPERRFRLCWYQAHSGKALLGPPPQASPPAGGLALALLLLSWVALGPRSLEGADPGTPGEAEGPACPAACVCSYDDDADELSVFCSSRNLTRLPDGVPGGTQALWLDGNNLSSIPPAAFQNLSSLGFLNLQGGQLGSLEPQALLGLENLCHLHLERNQLRSLALGTFAHTPTLASLGLSNNRLSRLEDGLFEGLGSLWDLNLGWNSLAVLPDAAFRGLGSLRELVLAGNRLAYLQPALFSGLAELRELDLSRNALRAIKANVFVQLPRLQKLYLDRNLIAAVAPGAFLGLKALRWLDLSHNRVAGLLEDTFPGLLGLRVLRLSHNAIASLRPRTFKDLHFLEELQLGHNRIRQLAERSFEGLGQLEVLTLDHNQLQEVKAGAFLGLTNVAVMNLSGNCLRNLPEQVFRGLGKLHSLHLEGSCLGRIRPHTFTGLSGLRRLFLKDNGLVGIEEQSLWGLAELLELDLTSNQLTHLPHRLFQGLGKLEYLLLSRNRLAELPADALGPLQRAFWLDVSHNRLEALPNSLLAPLGRLRYLSLRNNSLRTFTPQPPGLERLWLEGNPWDCGCPLKALRDFALQNPSAVPRFVQAICEGDDCQPPAYTYNNITCASPPEVVGLDLRDLSEAHFAPC; this is encoded by the coding sequence ATGGGGGGGCCATACAGTAGAGGTTTTGGGTCATCgctgcttgggaggctgctgGCTGGGTCTgtggggcctgtggccccttgtCCTGAAAGGCAATGTGAGCTTTGGTGGCCGACGGTCCAGGGTTCCTACCTGTCCCCCGACGGCGGTGCCCCGGTCCCCTCCCACAGCACCCAACCAAGGCCTGGATGCAGGCAGGTGAGACCCCGCTGGGGGGGCCTAACTGGGGCAGGAGGTGCCCAGCTCCCTGTCCAGCCTCTGAGGGCAGTGAGCGAGTGCCCACCAAGACCTGCTCCAGAATATTCTGAAAATGGCCGGACCTTGGCCAATGGCTCagttccctccccttcctctagGCCAACGTGGCAGACTGGCCTGGCTCAAGCGCCTGCCTTGGGGGTGCGGCTGCCACATGGCCAGACAGCCCGAGACCCAGCCTGGCCGAGCCCACGTGGCCTGCGCACAGCTGGAGAGCCAAGCCCTCAGCGTCTGTGCAGCAGGGCAGGGCGGCCACTCCTCTGTCCCATGGGGTGGGAAGCGCAGTGTCAGCTTTTGAGCCGGAGGACCTGTAGGGCTCACCGGCTTCTTCGCATCTCAGCGGGTGACCTCGAGCCTCAGTTCACACCTGAGCGCCGCTTCCGGCTGTGCTGGTATCAGGCTCACTCGGGCAAAGCCCTCCTCGGGCCGCCTCCCCAAGCCTCTCCCCCCGCAGGCGGCCTGGCCCTGGCGCTGCTGCTGCTGTCCTGGGTGGCACTGGGCCCCCGCAGCCTGGAGGGAGCAGACCCCGGAACGCCGGGGGAAGCCGAGGGCCCAGCGTGCCCGGCCGCCTGTGTCTGCAGCTACGATGACGACGCGGATGAGCTCAGCGTCTTCTGCAGCTCCAGGAACCTCACGCGCCTGCCTGACGGAGTCCCGGGCGGCACCCAAGCCCTGTGGCTGGACGGCAACAACCTCTCGTCCATCCCCCCGGCAGCCTTCCAGaacctctccagcctgggcttccTCAACCTGCAGGGCGGCCAGCTGGGCAGCCTGGAGCCACAGGCGCTGCTGGGCCTAGAGAACCTGTGCCACCTGCACCTGGAGCGGAACCAGCTGCGCAGCCTGGCACTCGGCACGTTTGCGCACACGCCCACGCTGGCCTCGCTCGGCCTCAGCAACAACCGTCTGAGCAGGCTGGAGGACGGGCTCTTCGAGGGCCTCGGCAGCCTCTGGGACCTCAACCTCGGCTGGAACAGCCTGGCGGTGCTCCCCGATGCGGCGTTCCGCGGCCTGGGCAGCCTGCGCGAGCTGGTGCTGGCGGGCAACAGGCTGGCCTACCTGCAGCCCGCGCTCTTCAGCGGCCTGGCCGAGCTCCGGGAGCTGGACCTGAGCAGGAACGCGCTGCGGGCCATCAAGGCAAACGTGTTTGTGCAGCTGCCCCGGCTCCAGAAACTCTACCTGGACCGCAACCTCATCGCTGCCGTGGCCCCGGGCGCCTTCCTGGGCCTGAAGGCGCTGCGATGGCTGGACCTGTCCCACAACCGCGTGGCTGGCCTCCTGGAGGACACGTTCCCCGGTCTGCTGGGCCTGCGTGTGCTGCGGCTGTCCCACAACGCCATCGCCAGCCTGCGGCCCCGCACCTTCAAGGACCTGCACTTCCTGGAGGAGCTGCAGCTGGGCCACAACCGCATCCGGCAGCTGGCTGAGCGCAGCTTTGAGGGCCTGGGGCAGCTTGAGGTGCTCACACTAGACCACAACCAgctccaggaggtcaaggccggCGCTTTCCTCGGCCTCACCAACGTGGCGGTCATGAACCTCTCTGGGAACTGTCTCCGGAACCTTCCGGAGCAGGTGTTCCGGGGCCTGGGCAAGCTGCACAGCCTGCACCTGGAGGGCAGCTGCCTGGGACGCATCCGCCCGCACACCTTCACCGGCCTCTCGGGGCTCCGCCGACTCTTCCTCAAGGACAACGGCCTCGTGGGCATTGAGGAGCAGAGCCTGTGGGGGCTGGCGGAGCTGCTGGAGCTCGACCTGACCTCCAACCAGCTCACGCACCTGCCCCACCGCCTCTTCCAGGGCCTGGGCAAGCTGGAGTACCTGCTGCTCTCCCGCAACCGCCTGGCAGAGCTGCCGGCAGACGCCCTGGGCCCCCTGCAGCGGGCCTTCTGGCTGGATGTCTCGCACAACCGCCTGGAGGCATTGCCCAACAGCCTCTTGGCGCCACTGGGGCGGCTGCGCTACCTCAGCCTCAGGAACAACTCACTGCGGACCTTCACGCCGCAGCCCCCGGGCCTGGAGCGCCTGTGGCTGGAGGGTAACCCCTGGGACTGTGGCTGCCCTCTCAAGGCGCTGCGGGACTTCGCCCTGCAGAACCCCAGTGCCGTGCCCCGCTTCGTCCAGGCCATCTGTGAGGGGGACGATTGCCAGCCGCCCGCGTACACCTACAACAACATCACCTGTGCCAGCCCGCCCGAGGTCGTGGGGCTCGACCTGCGGGACCTCAGCGAGGCCCACTTTGCTCCCTGCTGA